GTGGGAACCATTCAATACTATGGATGAAAAAACGCTTCTGGATGAGCATATTAATCCTGATTTTGTAAACCTGTCTATTTTACACTTGATCCCTTATGAAACGTTTTACACACGTGAAGATCAAATGATAGAAACGGGCGGTGCAAACCCGGTAACTGATATGTATAGTGCTTATGACTTTATGGTTGACTATGAAACTGCACGTACTGTTTCATCTGATCATATCGGTGTAGAGTTAGAGTTTATGCATCATCTTGCAAAAGCAGAACTAAAAGCGATTGAAGAGGGTGATGAAGAAGCAGTAGCTGAGCTTAGACGTGTACAGCATGACTTTTTAAACAAGCACCTTATTAAATGGGCACCGATGTACTTAATCAATATGAAGTATGAATCAAGAACACCGCTTTATTATGAAGCTGCAGATATGGCTTTAGAGTTTATCTTAAGTGATAACGAATACTTAACAAAAGAGACGCACGCATAGTATGATTAACTTAAATGCAGGTTTATGTGTTCGCTCGCTGAG
Above is a window of Sulfurimonas marina DNA encoding:
- a CDS encoding TorD/DmsD family molecular chaperone; this translates as MEETQARINIYALLSRILLQELDLETLNIIKNDENILEFFPVLKEWEPFNTMDEKTLLDEHINPDFVNLSILHLIPYETFYTREDQMIETGGANPVTDMYSAYDFMVDYETARTVSSDHIGVELEFMHHLAKAELKAIEEGDEEAVAELRRVQHDFLNKHLIKWAPMYLINMKYESRTPLYYEAADMALEFILSDNEYLTKETHA